The region GATTGTCCCCTGGTCAGCGGAATCGACGACAGTGATGTGGAGACCATGACGCGGGCCGAGGCCGACGCGTCCGGCCTCACCCCCTGCTCGGTCTGCCGGAACGGCTGATCCTCCCGGCCCGAGCGGGCCGGAGACTGTTCCCGCCACCCCACGATCGACCGGCCCGCTGCGGTGGGGAGAGGCGGGCGGTGCCCGGCAGGTCGCCGGACACCGCCCGGCTCGTTCAGGCCTTGCGGAGCCGGAAGGACAGGCCGAGGTCGGTGTCCTCGTGGACCGGCAGGTCCTCCTCAGGGCCGGCCCCGCCCGCGGTGATCTCGGTCATGCTCGCCGCCAGCACTTCCTCGGCGACGGCCGCCCCGCTCTCGCGCAGCGCCCCGGCCAGCTCGCCGTCCGCCGACCACCACAGATCGATGCGGTCGGTGATGGACAGGCCGGTGGACTTGCGGGCCTCCTGGAGGAGCCGGATCACGTCGCGCACCAGGCCCGCCCGGCGCAGCTCGTCGGTGATCGCCAGGTCCAGGGCCACGGTCTCACCGGTGCCGGTGTCGACCGCCCCGGTCTCCACGGCCCAGCCCGACTTCGGCTGCTCGGTGACGATCACGTCGTCCGGGCCGAGCTCCACCGTGCCCAGCTCCCCGGCCTCGACCCTCGCGGACCCGCCCGCGCGCAGCGCACGGGCCAGCTCCGCCGGGTCGGCGGCCGACACGGCGGAGGCCACGAGCTTCGTCCGCGACCCGAACCGCTTGCCGAGGCTGCGGAAGTTCGGCTTGACGGTGAACGTCACCAGGTCGGCGGAGAAGCCGGACAGGTCCTCAAGCCGCTGGACGTTCAGCTCGTCGGCGATCAGCTCGCGCAGCTCCCCGGGGAGCGCGGCCCAGCCCGGAGCCCCGACCAGGGCCCGCCCGAGCGGCTGGCGGGTCTTGACCGAGGAGGAGGCGCGGGCCGACCGGCCCAGCTCCACGAGCCGGCGCACCAGCGCCATCCGCTCCGACAGCTCGGGGTCGAGCAGCGCCGCGTTCGTCTCCGGCCAGGACGCCAGGTGCACCGAGGCCGGAGCGTCCTGGTCGCGCAGCGCGTCCCACAGATAGTCGGTGAGGAACGGCACGAGCGGGGCCATGAGCCGGGTGACGGTCTCCAGGCACTCGTACAGCGTCGCGAAGGCCGCGGCCTCGCCCGTCCAGAAACGGCGGCGCGAGCGGCGGACGTACCAGTTGGACAGGTCGTCCAGGAACTCGGTGAGCCGCCGTCCGGCACGGGCCGTGTCGAACTCCTCCAGCGAGGCGGTGACCTCCGTCACCGTGCGGTGCAGCTCCGCCAGCGCCCACCGGTCGATCAGCGGCCGGTCGGCGTACGCCGGCGCGTCGGCCATCCGGGCGGGCGACCACGACTCGGCGTTGGCGTAGAGGGTGAAGAACGACGCGGTGTTCCAGTAGGTCAGCAGGACCTTGCGGACGATCTCCTCCAGCGCCGCGTGACCGATCCGCCGGGGCGCCCAGGGGGAGCCGGAGGTGGCCATGTACCAGCGCAGGGAGTCGGCGCCGTGCTGGTCCATCAGCGGCATCGGCCGCAGCACGTTGCCGAGGTGCTTGCTCATCTTCCGGCCGTCCTCGGCGAGGATCAGCCCGAGGCACAGCACGTTCTCGTACGACGAGCGGCCGAAGACCAGCGTGCCGACGGCCATCATCGAGTAGAACCAGCCGCGGGTCTGGTCGATCGCCTCGCAGATGAACTGACCCGGGTAGGACTTCTCGAAGACGTCCTCGTTGACCAGCGGCGCGCCCCACTGGGCGAACGGCATGGCGCCCGAGTCGTACCAGACGTCGATCACGTCCGGCACCCGGCGCGCCTCCGCCTGACACGCCGGGCAGGGGAAGGACACGTCGTCGACGTACGGGCGGTGCGGGTCGAGCGCGGTCAGGTCGCGGCCCGCCAGCTCGCCCAGCTCCTTCAGCGAGCCCACGCAGGTGACGTGGTCCTCGTCGGCCGAGCAGACCCACAGCGGCAGCGGCGTGCCCCAGTAGCGGGACCGCGACAGCGCCCAGTCGACGTTGTTACGGAGCCACTCGCCGTACCGGCCGTGCTTGATCGTCTCGGGGAACCAGTTCGTCCGCTCGTTCTCGGCGAGAAGCCGGTCCTTGACGGCGGTGGTCCTGATGTACCAGGAGGGGAGCGCGTAGTAGAGCAGCGGGGTGTGGCAGCGCCAGCAGTGCGGGTAGCTGTGCTCGAAGTGCTCCCCGCGGAACAGCAGGCCGCGCTCGCGCAGGTTCTCCGTCAGCGGCTCGTCGGCGTCCTTGAAGAACAGCCCGCCCACGAACGGCACGTCCGGCGCGAAGCGCCCGTCGGGGCCGATCGGGTTGACGACCGGCAGGCCGTACTGCTTGCAGACCGCCATGTCGTCGGCGCCGAAGGCCGGCGCCTGGTGGACCAGGCCGGTGCCGTCCTCGACCGTGACGTACGTGCCGAGCACGACGTAGTGGGCGTTGTCGATGTCCACCAGGTCGAAGGGCCGCCGGTAGGCGGTGTGCTCCAGCTCCGCGCCCTGGTAGCTGGCCAGCACCTCGGCGTCCTCGCCGAGGACCCGCCGCAGCAGCGGCTCGGCCACCACGAGCACCTCGTCACCGCGCCGGGCCGCGACGTACGTCACGTCGGGGTGCACGGCGACGGCGGTGTTGGACACCAGGGTCCAGGGGGTGGTGGTCCAGATCAGCAGAGTGGCGCCCAGGTCGGCCAGGGGACCGGAGACGACGGGCATCCGGACGTAGACCGACGGGCTGGACACGGTCTCGTAGCCGCCGGGCTGGCCGAGCTCGTGGTCGGACAGGCCCGTGCCGCAGCGGGGGCAGTACGGCGTGATCCGGTGGTCGCGGAACAGCAGGTCCTTGTCCCAGACGACCTTGAGCGACCACCAGACGGCCTCGACGTACTGGGGGTCCATGGTGCGGTAGGCCTGGGACATGTCGACCCAGTAGCCCATCCGCTCGGTCATCTCCTCGAACGCGTCCACGTGCCGCAGCACCGACTCGCGGCAGCGTTCGTTGAACTCGGCGATGCCGTACGCCTCGATCTCGGGCTTGCCGGACAGGCCGAGTTCCTTCTCCACGGCGACCTCGACGGGCAGGCCGTGGCAGTCCCAGCCCGCCTTGCGGGGCACGTGGTAGCCGCGCATCGACTTGTAGCGGGGGAAGACGTCCTTGAAGACCCGGGCCTCCACGTGGTGGACGCCCGGCATGCCGTTGGCGGTGGGCGGGCCCTCGTAGAACACCCAGGAGGGGCCGGCGGCGTTCTGTTCCAGAGACCGCTCGAAGATCTTCCCGTCCCGCCAGCGTTCGAGGACCTCTCGTTCGAGGGCCGGCAGGTCGACCTGCGCGGGAAGTGAGCGGAAGTAGTGGGAAGACATCGTCGGGTGTGACCCTCCACGCGGTGGCTGACAGTGCATGTTCACGCGTGAAGGGACGAAGCCGGGGACGGCTCCGCGGTACCACCCTTCTTGACGCCCGCTGCCGGACGCCCTCTCGTTTGGCTGCCGCTGCCGGTTCTACTCGGCCGATGGCCTTTCCTCCGGCGGCTCCGGGGTGATCTTCCCACCGCGGCCCGCCCCGGGCTCACACCATCCCCGGGTCGCTGAGCGGGCGGATGCGGAGGTACTCGTCCCCATCAACGCCTTGCAGACTATGAGGATAACGCGGACCGGCCGTGCGGGCTTCCCGATATGCGGGCGGCGACCGGCGACAGCGGGCGGAACCCGGGTGAGATCCGGCGTGAGGTGGGAATACGTCGGAGGAACATACGCGGACACCGGGAGGAACTGGCCGAACGTGCCATTTGGTACGGATGGGGTAAAAGCATCGGCGAGGCCGTTGCCGATTCGTTATCGGCGGCCTATGCTTCCCGGACCTGGTCGAAGTGCTCCTGTGCGAAGAGGAGGCCCGCAATGACGACCCGCACGGCGAGAGCCGCCATCAGTGAGGACGTCTGGTCCGCCGAGGAGCTCGCTGGGGTCCGCGAGCGGCTGCGGCACGAGATCGAGGAGCTGCGCGCCGACATCGCCAGGGCGGAGGAGCAGCTCGCCTCGGGGGACGAGAGCCAGGGCGCGGGGGACGATCCGGCGGACGCCGGCGCCAAGACCTATGAGCGTGAGCGCGAGATCGCCCTTACCCTGAATGCGCGCGACCTGCTCGCGCAGAACGAGCGGGCGATCGCCCGCGTCGACGCAGGGACATACGGAGAGTGCGAATCGTGCCACAAGCCGATCGGCAAGGAGCGCCTGCGGGCGTTCCCGAGGGCGACGCTGTGCGTAGCGTGCAAGCAGCGGGAGGAGCGCCGCTGAGCGGCGCCGACCCGGCGAGGCCCAACCGGGCGCGGAGGATCGCCCTCCTCGTCGTCGTGGCCACGGTGATCTACGCGCTCGACCAGGTCAGCAAGTTTCTCGTGGTGAGGTTCCTGGAGCACGAGGAGCCCCTGACCGTCGTTCCCGGCGCGCTCGTCCTGACCGTGATCCGCAACGCCGGCGCCGCCTTCAGCATCGGCACCGGCATGACGATCGTGTTCACGGTGATCGCGCTGACCGTCGTCGTCGCGATCGTCCGTACGGCCCGGCAGCTGCGCAGCCTGCCCTGGGCGATCACGCTCGGGCTGCTGCTCGGCGGGGCCGTCGGCAACCTGACCGACCGCATCTTCCGGTCGCCGGCGCCGTTCCAGGGGCACGTGGTCGACTTCATCCAGGCGTTCCCGGTCACCCGGTTCCCGGTGTTCAACGTCGCGGACTCGGCGATCGTCTGCGGCGGCGCGCTCGCGGTGTTCCTGGCCTGGCGCGGCTACCAGATCGACGGCACCCGCCAGATCGAGGAGGAGACCTCCGGAACCGGCGCGGAGCACGGGACCGCAGAGCACACCGCCGCGGAGCCGACCGGCACCGAGACCCGTGAAGAGAGCCGGGGCGAGGCCCCGGAGCAGCACCGGGAGCAGGCGGGGGACCGGTCGAGGGAGCGGGCCGATGGGTGACCGCCGCAGTCTTCCGGTGCCCGACGGGCTGGAGGGCGAGCGCCTCGACGCCGCCCTGGCCCGGTTGTTCGGCTTCTCCCGCACCCGCGCGGCCGAGCTGATCGCCGCCGGGGAGGTGCTGGTCGACGGCGCGGTCCCGGCGAAGTCCGACCGCGTCCACGCCGGCGCCTGGCTGGACGTCACGATCCCGCCGCCCCCCGCCGCCCCGATGCCCGTGGCCGAGCCCGTGCCCGGCATGACGATCGTGTACGAGGACGACGACGTCGTCGTGGTGAGCAAGCCGATCGGGGTGGCCGCGCACCCCACCGTCGGCTGGACCGGCCCCACCGTGATCGGCGGCCTGCTCGGCGGCGGCCATCGCGTCTCCACCAGCGGCGCGGCCGAGCGGCAGGGCATCGTCCACCGGCTGGACGCCAACACCACCGGCGTCATGGTCGTCGCCAAGAGCGAGCGGGCCTACACGCACCTCAAGCGGGCCTTCAAGGAACGCACGGTCGACAAGCGCTACCACGCCCTCGTCCAGGGGCACATGGACCCGCTGCGGGGCACGGTGGACGCCCCGATCGACCGGCACCCCTCAGGCGACGGACGCTTCGCGGTGGTCGCCGGGGGCAAGGACTCGGTCACGCACTACGACACGATCGAGGCGTTCCGGGCGGCATCGCTGCTCGACATCAAGCTGGAGACCGGCCGGACCCACCAGATCCGGGTCCACATGGCCGCGCTCAGGCATCCGTGCGTGGGCGACCTGCTCTACGGCGCCGATCCCACCCTGGCCGCCCGCCTCGGCGTGCGCCGGCAGTGGCTGCACGCGGTCTCGCTGTCGTTCGAGCACCCGGCGACGGGGGAGTGGATGACGTTCACCAGCGACTATCCCGACGACCTCGGCCGCGCGCTGGAGATCCTCGGCGACGAGGGCTGAACGCGCGCGACTCAGGCGTTCCAGTCGGTCTCCGGTTGGGTGTAGCCGTCCGGGAAGTCCCCGGAGACGTCGCTCGCTCCGGCCTTGTCGCCGTTACCGGTGCCCTTTCCGTTTCCCTGGTTTCCCGAGTTTCCCTTGCCCTGGTTTCCCTGGTTTCCCTTGCCGGTGGGCGGCTGGGCCGCGCCGGCGTTCGGGCCCTTGGCGGGCTTCGGGGTGCCGGGGCCCGCCGCGGCGGGCCCGCCTTTTGGGGCCTTGGCCTTACCGCCGGGCTTCGCCTGGCTCTTCGCCTTCGGCGCGGACCGCTCGGTGGCCCTCTCCGTGTGCCCGCCGCGGTTCTCCTGCGCCTGCCGCCCGTTCCCTCCGTAGGAGCCGGCCCCGGAGTTCGCCACCGGCCTGGTCGCCGTACGGCCGGAGGCGCCGCTTCCGGTGTCCTCGGTGGACCCGGAGGCCGCCGAGCCCCCGGCCTCGCCGGGCGTGGGCTTGGCGGTCTTGGTCGCGAAGACGGTCACGGTGGGCACGCTGACGGCGGCGGCGGCCCGGGTGTCGCCCGCGGTCCGGGCGGTCGCGAACGCCGCCGCGCCCGCGGCCACGCCGACCAGGGCGACGAGCGCGCCCGTTCCGACCGCCATCGTCCAGGGCCTGCGGCGCGGGCTCGCCGGGGCCGGCGCGGAGACCGGGCTGAAGGCAGGAGTGCGACCGGCGACCGGTGCGGGGACGGACGCGGGCAGGGGAGTGGGCACGGACACGGGAAGGGGGGTGGGCGCGGTCGCCTCACCCTGGTCGAACAGCGGCACGAACCGGGCGAGCCGGGGCGCCTGCCGGGGGCGCGGCACCACCGGGTCGGCCACCCGCCCGGTGGCCACCGCGTGCAGGTGCAGCACCGCCTGGTCGGCCGTCATCCTGAGATCGGGGTCCTTGACGAGGAGTCCCGCGATGACCTGGGCCAGCGGCCCGGCCCGGTGTATCGGTCCCGCATCCTCGTACATCACCGCGGCCAGCGTCGCCAGCGCGTGGCCCCGGTTGAACGGCGAGCGCCCCTCCACGGCCAGGAACAGCGTCACCCCGAGAGACCACAGGTCGGACGCCCGCTGCGCCTGCTGCCCCGCCGCCCGTTCGGGGGCGATGAACGCCGGCGTCCCGACGAGCATCCCGGTGCGGGTGACCGGGGAGTCGTCCTCCATCGCCGCGATGCCGAAGTCGGTCAGCACGACCCGTCCGTCCTCGGCGAGCAGGACGTTGTCGGGCTTGACGTCCCGGTGCAGCACTCCGTTCGCGTGCGCGACGCGCAGGCCGGCCAGCACCTGCGAGCCGATCTCCGCCACCCGGCGCGGCGGGAGCGGCCCCTCCTCGCGGATCACCGATCCCAGTGTCCGGGACGGGACCAGTTCGAGCACGATCCAGGGGTAGCCGCCCTCCTCGAAGGCGTCGTACACCGCCGCCACGTTCGGATGGCTGATCCGCCCGGCCGCCCTGGCCTCCCGGAAGGTCCGGACCGTGAAGACGTCCCGTTCCGTCCCGGTCATCTCGGCGGACTGGTGCAGTTCCTTGACGGCGACCTCGCGTTCGAGCACCCGGTCGACCGCTCGCCACACGGTGCCCATGCCGCCCCGCCCCAGCGGCTCGATCAGGCGATAGCGTCCTGCCACGACACGTTCGGAGGTCTGCGCATCAGCCATGGTTGTCGCGCTACCCCACTTGGGGGAACGCATGCGACATCGTTACCGTTCTGGGACAAACTGCTTTCCGGCCCGCACGCGTCGCTGATCGTCATCAGGGCTGGAAGGTGCGGGCGAAGGCCTTGAAGTATGACAACCCGGAAGTCCAGCGGGCATCGCTCACCTGCCAGTAGAGGGCGACACACCGGCCGTCGGCGAGCCGGAAGGCGCGGTCGAGCACCCGCACCTTCCCGGTGCTGACCTCGTGGGTGAACTCCCAGTCGGCGGAGGGCACGCCGAGGTAGGTGCCCGGCGTGATGCCGATGCGTTCGTAGCCGCGCAGGTATCCCTTCTCGGTCGAGGCCTCCTCGACCGTGCGCACGGCGCTGACCGGGTCGTCGGTCTCCCAGGGGGTCAGGTCCACCTGCAGGTAGTCCCGGCCGTTCGGGGCGTGGAAGCGCACCCGCGTGGCCTCCCTGCCGTACGGGATCCAGCCGGCGGGCAGGGCGATCGAGAAGCCCAGCGGGTCGAGATGTGTCGTCCAGCCGGCGGGCAGCGCGGCCGGACGCGGGGACGGCTTCCCGGACAGTTCCTGCGACGGCTCCTGGGATGGCTCGGGCGACGGAGGCCCGGAGGACGGCCCGGTGTGGGGGCTCGGCTCGCCGGCGCCGTCCGACGAAGTGGAGTCCCCGGTCGAGTCCCCGGTGGAGTCGCCGGTGCCGTTCCCGGTGCCGTTCTCTGAGGCCGACGCGGAGTCCCGGACAGCCGGCCCCGCGGCGAACTGCTGGTAGCCGAACCACCCGCCCGCCACGACGCCCACGAGCAGCACCGGGATCAGGACCAGCAGGGCCACTCTGCCCGCCCGGCCGCGCCGACCGGGGGACCGCGGAGAAGGGGGCAGGGAGTGCGGGGGGTGCGTGGAGGCGGCGCCGTACGCGCCGGGGCCGGGCTGCCCCGGACCGGACGGCGCGCCGTGCCAGGAGTCGCCGTACGGCTGGGCGCCCGGCGGTGTCTGCTGCCAGTGCGCGCCGGACGGCTGCTGCGGCCCCGACGGGTTCGGGTACCAGTGGCTGCCACCCGGTGGCAGCGGTGATCCGGGGGGCGTCTGCTGCCAGGAGCCCCCGGACGGGTTCGGCTGCCAGGAGCCGGGCGGGGGCGCGGCGGCCGCCGGTCCGGGGCCGGCCGCCGCGGCGTTGCGTAGGGCGGCGTTGAGCAGGGCGGCGGTCTCGCCCGGGGAGATGCGGTGCGCGGGATCCTTACGCAGCAGGCCTTCGAGCACGGGCGTGAGGGCCCCCGCCCGCAGAGGCGGCGCGGGATCGTCGTGCAGCACGGCCGCCATCGTGGCCACCGCCGAGTTGCGGTCGAACGGCGTCCTGCCCTCCACCGCGGCGTACAGCGTCGCGCCGAGGGACCACAGGTCGGACTCGGGGGTCGCGGGATAGCCGTTGAGCCGCTCGGGCGGCAGGAACGCCGGCGTGCCGGTGATGTCCCCGGTCATGGTCAGCCCGGTCTCCTCCGGCATGGTCGCGATGCCGAAGTCGGTGAGCACGACCCGGGTCTCCCCGCTGAGCAGCACGTTCTCCGGCTTCACGTCCCGGTGCAGCACGCCGGCGGCGTGCGCGGTGCACAGCGCGTCGAGGACCTGCAGGCCGATGGCGGCCACCCGGTCGGGCGGGAGCGGGCCCTGGTCGCGCAGCACCTGCCCGAGGGAGCGCGACTGGACCAGTTGCATCACGATCCAGGGCCGGCCGTCCTCCTCGATGACGTCGTGCACGACGACGACGTTGGGATGGTCGATGCGGCCCGCCGCCCGCGCCTCGCGGATCGTCCGCCGGTTGAACGTGTCCCGGTCCTCCTCGGAGGTGGGATGGTAGAGCACCTCTTTCACGGCCACCGTACGGGCGAGCAGGTCGTCATGGGCACGCCAGACGACGCCCATGCCCCCGCGGCCGATCGGTTCGAGCAGGCGATATCTGCCCGCCACCCGACGCTCCTCGTCCACCCGCCCCTCCTCGGAACCCCCTGAATGGTCCCACAGGCGGACGCCCGGCCGTTCACCGTGACGGAAATCCCCGGCGCCGGGGAGACGGGCGACGGCGGGAGCGCGCGCACGCCGTGCCGCCGCCACGGTACGCCGGCGTGGGCGAACCTGATGCGCAGTCGTTATGGCGCGTTATAAAAGGCGGATTCGGCCCACTCTTATCACCCTGACCTGCGGAGATGTCGCATCTCACACTTTCCCTCATTGCTCCGTGGCATTTTCGACACATCTTGTCGGCCTTGTCCGGTTTATTGCCTTCTAATACTGTCCGCAGTGACTTTGTCGTTTCCCGGACGGAGCTCCCCCCGAGACATCCCGTCCCCCGCCTGGAGGCGAAATGCGGTTGCGCACGACCACGTGCGGAAGATCCCCCTACGGCATGGCGCTCGGCGCCGCGGTCCTGGTGTCGGCCGCGCTCGCGCTGACGCCGGTCTCTCCCGCGCAGGCCGATCCGGCCGCGGCGGCCGGGAAGAAACCCCCCGCGCCGTGCGGTGATTCAAGCGCGCACCTGGACAAGGTGCCCACCCCCGAACAGTTCTTCGGCTTCCCGCTGGGCAAGGGACAGCCCCGGGTGCTCACGACCGAAGAGATCACGAAATATGTGGAGGCCGTCGGGCGCGCCTCCGACCGGGTGGTCGCCGGCACGATGGCGCGCAGCGTGTCCGGCCAGGGCCTGCCCTACGCCATCGTGTCCGATGCCCACCACATGGTCCCCGGACAGCTGAAGAAGATCACCGACCAGATCCGTTCGCTGCGCGACCCGAGGACGCTGCGGGCGGACAAGGCCGCGCGGATCGCCGAGGACTCGCCCGCCATCGTCTGGATCGCGGGCAACGTGCACGGCGGTGAGAAGAGCGGCGCCGACGCGGCGCTCAAGACCCTGTACGAACTGGCCGCCGGCCTGTCCTGCGACGTGGTCAAGCGCAACGACAACCTGGTCACGGTCATCGTGCCCACCCAGAACCCGGACGGCCGCGACGCGAATCGCAGGCAGAACGACTACGGGTTCGACCTCAACCGGGACTGGTTCGCCCGCACCCAGCCGGAGACCGACGCCAAGATCGACATGCTGCGGGCGTACCCGCCGCAGGTCTTCGTCGACGCGCACGAGATGGGCGGGCGGCAGTACTTCTTCCCGCCCAACGCCGACCCGATCCACCACGAGATCGCCGACCAGCCGGTGAACTGGATCAACCGCATCGGCGCGGCGAACGCCGCGGGCTTCGGTTACAACGGCGCCTGCGGCGGCGCGGTCACCACCGAGTGCTACTTCAACTACGCGACGTACGACCTGTTCTACATGGGGTACGGCGACAGCGTCCCGGCCGCGGGCTTCGGCGCCGCCGGCATGACGTTCGAGAAGGGCAGCACCTCGGCCGTCGAGGACCGGGTGCAGCAGCAGTTCACCACCCAGTGGGCGACCACCGGCTGGGCCGCCGACAACCGGCGCGAGGTCCTGGACGGCTACTTCTCGATCTGGCGGACCGCGCTCGCCGAGGGCGCCGCCGGCGCCCTGGAGCCGAACGAGGTCGTCCAGCCGAGCAACACCGTCCGGTTCCCGGTGCCCGGCATCACGGTCCGGTCCTACTTCCTGCTGCCCGGCCGGCAGATCGGCGACGTACGCAGGCTGGTCGACCGGCTGCGCGCCATGGACGTCGAGGTCTACCGGGTGAAGAAGCCCGTGAAGGTGCCGACCGCCCACGTCTTCGGCGGGCGCACGGCGCGCGACGTGACCGTGCCCGAGGGCGCCTACTGGATCCCGATGGACCAGCCGCAGAAGCACTGGATCCAGGCGGTCATGGGCGAGGACCCGTACGTCCCGTTCCCCTACTTCTACGACGTCTCCTCGTGGAGCAACCCACTGCTCGCGGGCGTGGACACCATCACCACCGGCGACGTGCTGTCGCCGAAGGCCGACCTCGTCAGGGACGCCGACGGCGGCGTGGCCTCCGCAGCGCCCCGCGGCGGGTCCTACGCCTACCCGATGGACTCGGCCGCCGCGTCGGAGCTGACCTTCCGGCTGCTCGGCGCCGGGGTTCCGCTCACGCGTGACGCCCGCGACGGGGTCGTCGGCCTGCCCGCCACCGCGATGAACCGCGGCGACCTGGACAAGCTGGCCCGCTCGCTGGGCGTCACCGTCGAGGGCCAGGCCGGCCCGGCCTCCGGCGCCGCGCTGCGCACGCCCGACGTCGGCCTGTTCGCCGGCACCGGCGTCTCGACGACCTCCGGGTCGTACGGCGAGGCGCGGTACGTGCTCGGGGCCCGCTGGGGTCTCGGCCTCACACCGGTCACCACCGCCGACGTCAACGCCAACACCCCCGCGTTCACCGGGCGGACGGTCCTGCTCGTCCCGGACGGCAGCAGCTCCAACGGCGGGCTGACCGCGCAGGGCCTGGCCAACCTCCGGCAGTGGGTGGCCGCGGGCGGCACGTACGTCGGGCTGCGCAACGAGGGCACCCGGGTCGCCCGGGCGGCGGGCCTCACCTCCACCACCGAGAAGGCCAAGCCGACCGGCTACCAGGTCATCGGCTCGCACTTCCGGGTCGACGTGAGCGCGGGCAGTCCGGTCGCGCTCGGCCGTCCCGCCGAGGACTTCCAGTTCAACAACGGCGACCCCATCCTGAACCCGAGCCAGACCGGCGTGAACGTGCTCACCTATCCGTCCGGGGACACGTTCTGGTCCAACGGCTACACCGTGGGAGCCGAGGCGCTCAAGGGCACGGCCTCCCTCGTGGACGAGCCGAACGGCGCCGGGCACGCCGTGCTGTTCGCCTACAACCCGCTGTTCCGGGCCTACAACGAGAACGGCATCCACCTCCTCGCGAACGCGCTGCTCCACCCGGCGGGGGCACCCGCCGCGCAGCAGCGCACCCTCGCGGCCCCGACGCCCGGTCAGTCGCCGACTCAGCAGTCCGCGGAGTCGCTGCGCGCCGCCGCGGCGAAGGCGGAGGAACCGCCCAACCTGGGCGGCGAGTGGCGTCCGATCGTGATCGAGGTGGCCGGTGCCGACCTCGCCCGCACCCAGGCCGTGGTGGCCCGGTACACCGGTGCGGCGAGCACGGCGACGGCGGGAGACTCGGCCTACGTCACGATCCCGAACCCGGACGGCCTGG is a window of Microbispora sp. NBC_01189 DNA encoding:
- a CDS encoding M14 family zinc carboxypeptidase — translated: MRLRTTTCGRSPYGMALGAAVLVSAALALTPVSPAQADPAAAAGKKPPAPCGDSSAHLDKVPTPEQFFGFPLGKGQPRVLTTEEITKYVEAVGRASDRVVAGTMARSVSGQGLPYAIVSDAHHMVPGQLKKITDQIRSLRDPRTLRADKAARIAEDSPAIVWIAGNVHGGEKSGADAALKTLYELAAGLSCDVVKRNDNLVTVIVPTQNPDGRDANRRQNDYGFDLNRDWFARTQPETDAKIDMLRAYPPQVFVDAHEMGGRQYFFPPNADPIHHEIADQPVNWINRIGAANAAGFGYNGACGGAVTTECYFNYATYDLFYMGYGDSVPAAGFGAAGMTFEKGSTSAVEDRVQQQFTTQWATTGWAADNRREVLDGYFSIWRTALAEGAAGALEPNEVVQPSNTVRFPVPGITVRSYFLLPGRQIGDVRRLVDRLRAMDVEVYRVKKPVKVPTAHVFGGRTARDVTVPEGAYWIPMDQPQKHWIQAVMGEDPYVPFPYFYDVSSWSNPLLAGVDTITTGDVLSPKADLVRDADGGVASAAPRGGSYAYPMDSAAASELTFRLLGAGVPLTRDARDGVVGLPATAMNRGDLDKLARSLGVTVEGQAGPASGAALRTPDVGLFAGTGVSTTSGSYGEARYVLGARWGLGLTPVTTADVNANTPAFTGRTVLLVPDGSSSNGGLTAQGLANLRQWVAAGGTYVGLRNEGTRVARAAGLTSTTEKAKPTGYQVIGSHFRVDVSAGSPVALGRPAEDFQFNNGDPILNPSQTGVNVLTYPSGDTFWSNGYTVGAEALKGTASLVDEPNGAGHAVLFAYNPLFRAYNENGIHLLANALLHPAGAPAAQQRTLAAPTPGQSPTQQSAESLRAAAAKAEEPPNLGGEWRPIVIEVAGADLARTQAVVARYTGAASTATAGDSAYVTIPNPDGLAADEHPFVRDLVRDLGAAGIPLRSVVA